One genomic region from Sulfuriflexus mobilis encodes:
- a CDS encoding SulP family inorganic anion transporter, whose protein sequence is MVEQLKASMLEYVAPFMRWLPELADRAVLRADILAGITVALVLIPQSMAYAALAGLPAYYGLYAAFLPPIVAALFGSSRQLATGPVAVVSLLTAAALEPLATSGGEAYIAYAVLLAFMVGLFQLALGVLRLGVLVNFLSHPVVMGFTNAAAIIIATSQLPKIFGVTVEKAEHHYETVWTTLVTASTETYFPTLLMAIFAFTIMYGLKRYYPRLPGVLIAVGITTVLSYAMGYQKEQTVGFDSVADNALRGAIRKHQVLQANIGVLEKSLVEHPEDSQEYEGIEKGLNEAIKLERNHLQQLQQYKLIWSDGEGVVKGALSLEGNLDAPRQSDGRHWQFVGFNAEGELNLRAGGRVVGSIPEGLPSIHLPQFDWALILQLMGAAVTIALIGFMEAISIAKAMATRTRQRLDTDQELVGQGLSNIVGSLFQSYPVSGSFSRSAVNIGAGAVTGFSSVITGLVVLVSLLWLTPLLYHLPQATLAAVIMMAVFGLVNIKHFRHTWAVYRTDGMIAAVTFILTLLFAPHLENAIIIGVILSLGVFLYRTMKPRVAVLGRYPDGTLRDADLHKLETCGNVSIIRFDGSLYFANTSYFEDMVMRRSAEKPDLRYIVVDGQGINEIDATGEDVLASLTQRLAKTGVQVVFANFKRQVLRVLRDSGFYEDMGKERFFAHTELALDAIWEELGDQHDVAECPLTIACVVEGKID, encoded by the coding sequence ATGGTCGAGCAGTTGAAGGCATCGATGCTGGAATATGTTGCCCCCTTTATGCGCTGGTTACCGGAATTGGCCGACCGTGCGGTGCTGCGGGCAGACATCCTCGCAGGCATTACTGTGGCCCTGGTGCTGATCCCGCAATCGATGGCCTATGCCGCACTGGCCGGATTACCGGCCTACTACGGGCTGTATGCGGCCTTTCTGCCGCCCATCGTCGCGGCCCTGTTCGGTTCCTCCCGGCAACTGGCCACGGGTCCGGTGGCCGTGGTCTCACTGCTCACGGCCGCCGCACTGGAGCCCCTGGCGACGTCCGGGGGTGAGGCCTATATCGCCTATGCTGTGTTACTGGCCTTTATGGTGGGTCTCTTTCAGCTGGCATTGGGGGTGCTGCGGTTAGGGGTGTTGGTGAACTTTCTGTCGCACCCGGTGGTGATGGGTTTTACCAATGCCGCGGCGATCATTATCGCGACCTCGCAATTGCCAAAGATCTTTGGCGTTACGGTTGAAAAGGCTGAACACCATTATGAAACGGTATGGACGACTCTGGTTACGGCCTCGACAGAGACCTATTTCCCGACTCTGCTCATGGCGATCTTTGCCTTTACCATTATGTATGGACTCAAGCGTTATTATCCGAGGCTGCCGGGTGTGTTGATAGCCGTGGGCATTACTACCGTCTTGTCTTACGCCATGGGCTATCAGAAGGAACAGACGGTCGGCTTCGATAGCGTGGCAGACAATGCCCTGAGGGGGGCGATACGCAAGCATCAGGTCTTGCAGGCCAATATCGGCGTATTGGAAAAATCACTGGTTGAGCACCCTGAAGACAGTCAGGAGTACGAGGGTATAGAAAAAGGCTTGAATGAGGCGATTAAGCTCGAACGCAATCATTTACAGCAGCTGCAACAATACAAACTAATCTGGTCGGACGGCGAGGGTGTGGTGAAAGGTGCGTTGAGTCTCGAGGGCAATCTCGATGCCCCAAGGCAATCGGATGGACGGCACTGGCAGTTTGTCGGTTTTAACGCAGAGGGTGAACTTAACTTACGTGCCGGTGGCAGGGTGGTGGGGAGCATACCGGAGGGCCTGCCGAGTATTCATCTGCCGCAGTTTGATTGGGCGCTGATACTGCAATTAATGGGGGCGGCGGTGACCATCGCCCTGATTGGATTTATGGAGGCGATCTCGATCGCCAAGGCCATGGCCACCCGCACACGCCAACGTCTCGACACCGATCAGGAACTGGTAGGCCAGGGACTGTCGAATATTGTGGGCAGCCTGTTCCAGAGTTATCCTGTATCGGGTTCCTTCTCACGCTCGGCGGTGAACATCGGTGCCGGGGCGGTAACCGGTTTTTCATCTGTGATCACCGGGCTGGTCGTGCTGGTCTCGCTGTTGTGGTTAACCCCATTGTTGTATCACTTGCCGCAAGCGACGCTGGCGGCCGTGATCATGATGGCCGTGTTTGGACTCGTGAATATCAAGCACTTCAGGCATACCTGGGCGGTGTATCGCACAGATGGCATGATTGCAGCGGTGACCTTTATCCTTACACTGCTGTTTGCGCCACACCTCGAGAACGCGATTATCATCGGTGTGATCCTGTCACTCGGCGTGTTCCTTTACCGGACCATGAAACCCCGTGTGGCCGTCCTCGGACGTTACCCTGACGGCACCCTGCGTGATGCCGACCTGCACAAGCTGGAGACCTGTGGCAATGTCAGTATTATTCGTTTCGATGGTTCCTTGTACTTTGCCAACACCAGTTACTTTGAAGATATGGTCATGCGGCGTTCAGCCGAGAAACCTGACCTCAGGTACATCGTCGTTGACGGTCAGGGGATCAACGAGATTGATGCCACCGGTGAAGACGTGCTGGCCTCGCTGACCCAGCGTCTGGCGAAGACCGGTGTCCAGGTGGTCTTTGCCAATTTCAAGCGCCAGGTACTGAGGGTCTTGCGTGACAGCGGTTTTTACGAAGACATGGGCAAGGAGCGCTTTTTCGCCCATACTGAACTGGCCCTGGATGCCATCTGGGAAGAACTCGGTGACCAACACGATGTGGCCGAGTGCCCGCTCACCATTGCCTGCGTGGTCGAGGGTAAAATCGACTAG
- a CDS encoding Rrf2 family transcriptional regulator → MKLSSRSQYAITAMLELALHEKSRPVTLHDISQKQKISLSYLEQLFANLRRHELVRGRRGPGGGYVLARDVKDISIADIVTAVDDIPQKNTAESALTADGISSDLLWNNISHQIYDYLRGINLSQFLQPAQAAAPSADISNDNWKAEVAYHSRA, encoded by the coding sequence ATGAAATTGTCATCACGCTCACAATATGCCATTACGGCCATGCTCGAACTGGCCCTCCATGAGAAAAGTCGCCCGGTCACCCTGCACGATATCTCACAGAAACAGAAAATATCGCTGTCATACCTGGAACAGTTATTTGCCAACCTGCGCCGCCATGAGCTGGTTCGCGGGCGTCGAGGTCCGGGCGGGGGTTATGTGCTTGCACGAGATGTAAAGGATATCAGTATTGCCGACATCGTCACCGCCGTCGATGACATCCCCCAGAAAAACACTGCGGAATCCGCACTCACCGCAGATGGCATTAGCAGTGACCTGCTCTGGAACAACATCAGCCACCAGATCTATGATTACCTGCGAGGGATTAACCTCAGCCAGTTCCTGCAACCGGCACAGGCCGCAGCACCCTCCGCAGACATCAGCAACGATAACTGGAAAGCCGAAGTCGCCTATCACAGTCGCGCCTGA
- a CDS encoding anhydro-N-acetylmuramic acid kinase, which translates to MAELYIGLMSGTSLDGIDAVLVDFSADKPQLLVAHNTPLPADLRKNLLALNRPAAGEIARMAQADVELGRLLAQTVKQLLALHNIDNTQVRAIGSHGQTIRHNPDADVPYTVQIGDPNTVAELTGITTVADFRRRDLVAAGQGAPLMPAFHAAYLRVNDASRVIVNIGGMANITLLPSHPNKAVTGFDTGPGNVLMDGWYQRHQKGRYDKGGKWAASGKTDPAFLQRMQGDKFFKLAPPKSTGRDHFDMRWLDRLIKRHGKRLQRKHVQASLCELSAWSIATAINEYAADAHDVIVCGGGVHNTALMFRLQALLNGRQVLSSEDFAIDPDYMEAIGFAWLAKQTMDGKPGNLPSVTGARHPVVLGGIYSA; encoded by the coding sequence ATGGCTGAGCTTTATATCGGTCTCATGTCCGGCACCAGCCTTGATGGCATTGATGCGGTCCTCGTCGATTTTTCAGCCGACAAACCACAACTGCTCGTCGCGCATAACACCCCCCTGCCGGCAGACTTGCGTAAGAACTTATTGGCACTGAATCGCCCGGCTGCCGGGGAGATTGCACGCATGGCACAGGCCGATGTCGAACTCGGCAGGCTGTTGGCACAGACCGTCAAGCAATTGCTGGCCCTGCACAATATTGATAACACCCAGGTCCGGGCCATTGGTAGCCATGGCCAGACCATCCGCCATAATCCGGATGCCGATGTCCCCTATACAGTGCAAATCGGCGACCCCAACACGGTTGCCGAACTCACCGGCATCACTACTGTCGCGGATTTTCGCCGCCGTGACCTGGTCGCGGCGGGTCAGGGCGCACCGCTCATGCCTGCCTTCCACGCTGCCTACTTGCGCGTCAATGATGCCAGTCGTGTGATCGTCAACATTGGCGGCATGGCCAATATCACCCTGTTGCCGTCCCATCCGAATAAGGCCGTAACCGGCTTTGATACCGGCCCGGGTAACGTGCTCATGGATGGCTGGTATCAACGGCATCAAAAGGGCCGCTATGACAAGGGCGGCAAATGGGCCGCCAGCGGCAAAACCGACCCCGCCTTCCTGCAGCGCATGCAAGGCGACAAGTTCTTCAAGCTCGCCCCACCCAAGTCCACCGGCCGTGATCACTTCGATATGCGCTGGCTGGACAGACTCATCAAACGTCACGGCAAACGCCTGCAACGCAAACATGTGCAGGCGAGCCTCTGTGAGCTCAGCGCCTGGAGCATTGCCACTGCGATCAACGAATACGCGGCCGATGCCCACGACGTCATTGTCTGTGGTGGTGGCGTGCACAACACCGCGCTCATGTTCCGCCTGCAGGCCCTGCTAAACGGCAGACAGGTGTTATCCAGTGAAGATTTCGCTATCGACCCAGATTATATGGAGGCGATTGGTTTTGCCTGGCTGGCAAAACAAACCATGGATGGCAAGCCGGGCAACCTGCCTTCGGTAACGGGGGCGCGGCATCCTGTGGTGTTGGGTGGGATTTATTCTGCTTAA
- a CDS encoding MASE3 domain-containing protein, whose amino-acid sequence MDTDIAKQRNKNFRGDRLFFIAAPFVIAIVLLLSLLQNFLLFHTLAEFFAIIIAMLVGLVAWHTYPFTRNSYLMFLGCGYFWVGVIDLAHALAYKGMSTFDNAGANLSVQFWLGARFLEAGTLLMAPLFLSMPLHRKLVFSGIGMLALGIFLSVWFGHFPSGYIEGTGLTAFKIYSEYLIIAIIALAIVHVWQKRSLLEAKVVYLMIASMLLTILAEIAFTFYVGVYDLSNAMGHILKFVSYWLIFVAVIRYTLSEPFTMLARGASTFDAVPDATIVVDRQGLVRQVNKAAAQMTGKNEQALLGKDCHTLFHSAFAAKAECPICEHIENESPLDYLEVEHQDAQGCFIYTLAPISGADESGGMVQVIRDVSRLRKTEHELRQAQARMADMFKRQHAVTSALTNIMCMINVEGQLIWWNEVLEKVTGLTADKLKHKPIAEFIVEEERRQVITVISDCLKKGHAEVEVGFITTEGIRPYHYNVVVVRNDDGEVEGIAGLGQDISARIQAEQALKTSEERFQLAVRGSSDGIWDWDIKTGEVFYSERFKELLGFTGDDFSGHISSFKQRIHPDDEVYVTAALNAHLERRMPFHAEFRIRLKQGDYRWCLMRGQAIWDESGEARRMAGSLTDITRRKQDEVELDRHRKHLSELVEERTSQLAQARDEALQASHAKSLFLANMSHELRTPLNSIIGFTTILREGMAGSVNEEQSRQLHMVQDNSHQLLNLINDILDLSKVEAGKLEVVKETFAIVSLVEDLMSQMQPLAEAKGLSLDLELAIDNPVDQIYTDYSKLRQVLTNLLSNAIKFTHQGGVTLKLAQLSGRDLVIEVSDTGIGIPDSYIEQIFTAFKQVDERSNRLYEGTGLGLTISKRFTELLGGSLVVSSIVGKGSSFCIKLPDVVVHKVSMKD is encoded by the coding sequence ATGGATACCGATATTGCCAAGCAGAGAAATAAAAATTTTCGCGGTGACAGGCTGTTTTTTATCGCCGCGCCGTTCGTCATAGCGATTGTGTTACTGCTATCGCTACTTCAGAATTTTCTTCTTTTTCACACCCTGGCAGAATTCTTTGCCATAATCATTGCGATGCTGGTTGGCTTGGTGGCGTGGCATACGTACCCATTTACCAGGAATAGTTATTTAATGTTTCTGGGTTGTGGTTATTTTTGGGTTGGGGTGATCGACCTGGCCCACGCACTGGCATACAAGGGTATGTCAACCTTCGACAACGCCGGGGCAAACTTGTCCGTTCAATTCTGGCTCGGTGCAAGATTTCTTGAGGCCGGGACATTACTCATGGCGCCGCTTTTCCTCTCCATGCCCCTGCATAGAAAGTTGGTGTTCTCCGGCATTGGCATGCTTGCCCTGGGCATTTTTCTTTCCGTTTGGTTTGGTCATTTCCCTTCGGGTTATATTGAGGGCACCGGTCTCACAGCGTTCAAGATATACAGTGAATACCTGATCATTGCCATCATAGCCCTGGCGATTGTGCACGTTTGGCAAAAACGTAGCTTGCTGGAGGCCAAAGTCGTCTATTTGATGATTGCCTCAATGTTGCTGACGATCCTGGCCGAAATCGCCTTCACCTTCTATGTGGGGGTCTATGACCTGTCTAACGCGATGGGGCATATCCTGAAGTTTGTTTCTTACTGGCTTATTTTTGTTGCCGTCATTCGTTATACCCTGAGTGAACCGTTCACCATGTTGGCGCGAGGGGCGAGTACATTTGATGCCGTGCCGGATGCGACGATTGTCGTCGACCGGCAAGGACTTGTCCGGCAGGTAAACAAGGCCGCAGCCCAGATGACGGGAAAAAACGAACAGGCCCTGCTGGGCAAGGATTGTCACACCTTGTTTCATTCGGCCTTTGCAGCAAAGGCCGAATGTCCGATTTGTGAACACATAGAAAACGAAAGCCCACTGGATTACCTGGAAGTAGAGCACCAAGATGCTCAGGGATGTTTTATTTATACCCTGGCGCCCATTTCTGGCGCAGATGAATCGGGCGGTATGGTACAGGTGATCCGGGACGTGAGCCGGTTAAGGAAAACCGAACATGAATTAAGGCAGGCACAGGCCAGGATGGCCGATATGTTTAAACGGCAACACGCTGTCACCAGTGCACTGACGAATATCATGTGTATGATCAATGTCGAAGGGCAATTGATCTGGTGGAATGAGGTCTTGGAAAAAGTTACCGGCCTGACTGCAGATAAACTTAAACACAAGCCTATAGCAGAGTTTATTGTAGAAGAAGAGCGGCGACAGGTAATTACGGTGATTAGTGATTGCCTGAAAAAGGGTCATGCCGAGGTTGAGGTCGGTTTTATTACCACAGAGGGCATACGTCCCTATCACTATAATGTGGTAGTCGTGAGAAATGACGACGGTGAAGTGGAGGGTATCGCCGGCCTGGGACAGGATATCAGTGCGCGCATACAGGCAGAGCAGGCATTAAAGACCAGTGAAGAGCGCTTTCAGCTGGCGGTGCGGGGATCTTCTGATGGTATCTGGGATTGGGATATCAAAACCGGCGAAGTCTTCTATTCAGAACGCTTCAAAGAATTGCTCGGTTTTACCGGTGATGACTTTAGCGGGCATATATCTTCATTCAAACAGCGTATTCACCCTGATGATGAAGTCTATGTAACGGCAGCCCTGAATGCACACCTTGAGAGACGAATGCCATTTCATGCAGAGTTTCGTATAAGGCTTAAACAGGGGGATTACCGCTGGTGCCTGATGCGGGGCCAGGCCATATGGGACGAGTCGGGTGAGGCAAGGCGCATGGCCGGTTCCTTGACAGATATTACCCGGCGCAAACAGGATGAGGTTGAACTGGATCGCCACCGTAAACATCTGTCAGAGCTGGTGGAAGAACGGACCAGTCAATTGGCGCAGGCCAGGGATGAGGCCTTGCAGGCCAGCCATGCCAAGTCATTATTCCTGGCGAACATGAGCCATGAATTACGCACCCCCTTAAATTCGATTATCGGTTTTACGACCATATTGCGCGAAGGCATGGCTGGCTCGGTGAATGAAGAGCAAAGCCGACAACTGCACATGGTGCAGGATAATTCTCATCAGTTATTGAACCTTATCAACGATATTCTGGACCTCTCCAAGGTCGAGGCGGGTAAATTAGAAGTCGTGAAGGAAACCTTTGCGATTGTTTCACTCGTCGAAGACCTGATGAGCCAGATGCAGCCCCTGGCTGAGGCAAAAGGTTTGTCACTGGATCTGGAGTTGGCTATAGACAACCCGGTAGACCAGATTTATACGGATTATTCAAAACTGCGTCAGGTGCTGACAAACCTGCTGAGTAATGCCATTAAGTTTACCCATCAGGGGGGGGTGACACTGAAGCTGGCGCAGCTGAGCGGCCGGGATCTGGTGATTGAAGTCAGTGATACCGGGATCGGCATACCGGACAGTTATATTGAGCAGATATTCACCGCCTTTAAACAGGTCGATGAGCGAAGCAATAGACTATACGAGGGTACCGGACTGGGGCTCACAATTAGCAAACGCTTTACGGAATTACTTGGCGGCTCACTGGTGGTCAGTAGTATCGTTGGTAAGGGCAGCAGTTTTTGCATCAAGTTGCCGGACGTAGTCGTACACAAGGTCAGCATGAAAGACTGA
- a CDS encoding citrate synthase: MNEYLPGLEGVPATKSNISDINGERGILSYRGYSIEQLAEHSTFEETTLLLLDGVLPTSSQLANFDHQLRRNRVVQYHIRELMKTLPSTGHPMEMLQTAVASLGMFYPGNECLTGSDVCNDLGYVHSMTVKIIARMGTIVAMWEHIRNGYDPIPPREDLTYAENFLYMLTGKVPEPEMARILDVCLILHAEHTINASTFSMLVSGSTLATPNSVMASAIATLSGPLHGGANERVLEMLDEIGSPDKAEEYVERKLDNKEVIWGMGHREYKTKDPRATILQKLVKDLLESRDDEANKSFEIAMAVEKAAEQRLASKGVYANVDFYSGILYKAMGIPTDQFTAIFAISRSAGWLAHWREQLGSNRIFRPTQVYTGEPSREYVSLDKR, encoded by the coding sequence ATGAACGAATACCTGCCGGGCCTGGAAGGCGTTCCTGCCACAAAATCGAATATTTCTGATATCAATGGTGAGCGGGGGATACTCTCGTACCGCGGGTATTCCATTGAACAACTGGCCGAACACAGTACCTTTGAAGAGACCACCCTGTTACTCCTTGACGGGGTGCTGCCGACCAGCAGCCAACTGGCAAACTTTGATCACCAGTTACGTCGTAACCGTGTTGTCCAGTACCATATTCGTGAACTGATGAAGACCTTGCCTTCCACCGGCCACCCGATGGAGATGCTGCAAACGGCCGTCGCTAGCCTGGGTATGTTCTATCCGGGGAATGAGTGTCTGACGGGTAGTGATGTCTGTAATGACCTTGGTTACGTGCACAGTATGACGGTCAAGATCATTGCCCGCATGGGGACCATTGTGGCGATGTGGGAACACATCCGTAATGGCTATGACCCGATTCCACCGCGTGAAGATTTAACCTATGCCGAGAATTTCCTGTACATGCTGACTGGCAAGGTACCTGAGCCTGAGATGGCACGCATTCTTGATGTCTGTTTGATCCTGCATGCCGAGCATACGATCAATGCCTCAACCTTCTCCATGCTGGTGAGTGGTTCGACGCTGGCAACCCCTAATAGCGTGATGGCCTCGGCGATTGCGACATTATCCGGGCCTCTGCATGGCGGAGCGAATGAGCGTGTGCTGGAAATGCTCGATGAGATTGGCTCGCCGGATAAGGCCGAAGAGTACGTTGAACGTAAGCTGGATAATAAAGAAGTGATCTGGGGCATGGGGCACCGCGAATACAAGACCAAGGACCCGCGCGCTACTATTTTGCAGAAGCTGGTTAAAGACCTGCTTGAGTCACGCGATGATGAGGCCAATAAAAGCTTTGAAATCGCCATGGCGGTTGAAAAGGCGGCAGAGCAACGACTGGCGAGCAAGGGTGTTTATGCCAATGTCGATTTCTATTCCGGGATCCTCTATAAGGCAATGGGTATACCGACCGACCAGTTTACGGCTATTTTTGCGATCTCCCGTTCAGCCGGCTGGCTGGCGCATTGGCGTGAACAGTTAGGCAGTAACCGGATTTTCCGACCGACACAGGTTTATACCGGTGAACCATCACGTGAGTATGTCTCGCTGGATAAGAGATAA
- a CDS encoding response regulator: MSKILIADDNEHNLYIARFLLEDAGHETVQVTSGEEAVNTASADNFDLILMDIQMPGMDGIEATRRIKAAGVSAPIVALTAKAMSGDKEAILAAGCDGYISKPFEVEVFVAVVERYLSERRE; encoded by the coding sequence TTGAGCAAGATATTGATCGCTGACGACAACGAGCACAACCTTTATATCGCCAGGTTTCTCCTGGAAGATGCCGGCCATGAAACTGTTCAGGTAACAAGTGGTGAAGAGGCGGTTAATACCGCCTCTGCGGATAATTTTGATCTCATCCTGATGGATATACAAATGCCTGGTATGGACGGCATCGAGGCAACAAGACGCATCAAGGCTGCCGGCGTCAGTGCGCCGATTGTAGCCTTAACTGCCAAGGCGATGAGTGGCGACAAGGAGGCTATCCTGGCGGCAGGCTGTGACGGTTATATATCCAAGCCCTTTGAGGTCGAAGTTTTTGTCGCGGTGGTAGAAAGATATCTCTCTGAACGCCGGGAGTAA
- the tyrS gene encoding tyrosine--tRNA ligase, with protein sequence MASLAESLALIKRGAEEILVEKELEERLASGKPLRIKAGFDPTAPDLHLGHTVLINKLRQFQDLGHEVMFLIGDFTGMIGDPTGKSATRPPLTRDDVIENARTYEQQIFKILDPEKTLVMFNSSWMNGMDVSELIQLAAKHTVARMLERDDFNKRYSGGQPIAIHEFLYPLIQGYDSVAMKADVELGGTDQKFNLLVGRQLQEAYGQKPQVVLTMPILEGLDGVQKMSKSLNNYIGISDAPDEMFGKIMSISDDLMWRYFELLSFRPLDEIGQFKKDIEAGTNPRDIKFLLAEEIIARFHDHHAAEQARETFIARFQKGAMPDEMPEFNLPADTPVANLLKEAELVKSTSEAMRMLKQGAVKMDGERVADPKRVLVAGTSHVFQVGKRRFARIMLS encoded by the coding sequence ATGGCTTCGCTGGCGGAATCCCTGGCGCTGATTAAGCGCGGCGCGGAAGAAATACTGGTAGAAAAAGAGCTTGAGGAGCGCCTGGCCTCCGGTAAGCCCCTACGCATTAAGGCAGGTTTTGACCCGACCGCCCCGGACCTGCATCTGGGCCACACGGTGTTGATCAACAAGCTACGGCAGTTCCAGGACCTGGGTCACGAGGTCATGTTCCTGATTGGTGACTTTACCGGCATGATTGGTGATCCGACGGGCAAGAGCGCGACACGTCCGCCACTGACCCGTGATGACGTGATCGAAAATGCCCGGACCTACGAGCAACAGATTTTCAAAATACTGGACCCGGAAAAGACCCTGGTCATGTTCAACTCGAGCTGGATGAACGGCATGGATGTCAGTGAGTTGATCCAGCTGGCCGCCAAGCACACTGTCGCGCGCATGCTCGAGCGTGATGACTTTAACAAACGTTACAGTGGCGGCCAGCCGATTGCGATCCATGAATTCCTCTACCCGCTGATCCAGGGCTATGACTCGGTGGCGATGAAGGCCGATGTCGAACTCGGTGGTACGGATCAGAAGTTCAACCTGCTCGTCGGTCGCCAGCTACAGGAGGCCTACGGCCAGAAGCCGCAGGTGGTGTTGACCATGCCAATCCTGGAAGGTCTGGATGGCGTGCAGAAGATGTCGAAGTCACTGAACAACTACATCGGTATCAGTGATGCGCCGGATGAGATGTTCGGTAAGATCATGTCAATCTCGGATGACCTCATGTGGCGTTATTTTGAATTACTCAGCTTCCGTCCACTGGATGAGATCGGACAATTCAAAAAAGATATTGAGGCGGGCACCAATCCGCGTGATATCAAGTTCCTGCTCGCCGAGGAGATCATTGCGCGTTTTCATGACCACCATGCCGCCGAACAGGCACGTGAGACGTTCATTGCCCGTTTTCAAAAGGGCGCGATGCCGGATGAAATGCCCGAGTTCAATCTGCCAGCGGATACGCCCGTTGCCAACCTGCTCAAGGAGGCCGAACTGGTCAAGAGCACCTCGGAGGCCATGCGCATGCTCAAACAGGGTGCGGTGAAAATGGACGGCGAGCGTGTGGCAGATCCGAAGCGGGTACTGGTGGCGGGTACTAGTCACGTTTTCCAGGTGGGGAAACGCCGTTTTGCACGCATTATGCTTTCCTGA
- a CDS encoding OapA family protein: MDYRSFIKRDYKSHEPDQRRLPKYLSWRRRHIVAFAVSVSLGALLITAAPFEAEATRHEGLGADDMPITQSLALPQAQKDSKPSIVRAPAITPAEQETTAQTKVKRGDTLAAIFARYKLSATELHNIMALGKPTRDLRYIKPGDKIHLRRDADGKLLELTHEKNRLESLRVTRAENGFQAKQIRRQPETRITYATSKIDNSLFEAGQKNGLPQAIIMELAGIFGWDIDFALDIRQGDEFRLVYEEQFLDGEKIRNGNILAAEFVNQGRSYRAVRYQAKNGRADYYTPSGQNMRKTFLRSPVDFRRISSRFGKRHHPVLNRMRLHKGVDYAAARGTPIRATGDGKIIFRGRKGGYGKTVIIQHGSQYSTLYAHMSSYNRKAGNGSKVKQGQIIGYVGATGRATGPHLHYEFRVHGAHRNPLTVKLPNAASINKTLKADFLEQTRGLIAQLDGLQRINVALAETR; encoded by the coding sequence GTGGATTACCGTTCATTCATAAAGCGTGACTATAAGTCACATGAGCCAGACCAGCGCCGATTGCCTAAATACCTGTCATGGCGCCGGCGGCATATCGTCGCTTTTGCTGTCTCGGTCAGCCTCGGCGCCCTGTTGATCACCGCCGCACCCTTCGAGGCCGAGGCCACCCGCCACGAGGGGCTCGGCGCTGACGATATGCCGATTACCCAGTCACTGGCGCTGCCACAGGCCCAGAAAGACAGTAAACCGTCGATTGTTCGTGCCCCCGCCATCACACCTGCCGAGCAGGAAACCACGGCACAGACCAAGGTCAAACGTGGTGACACCCTGGCCGCGATCTTTGCCCGTTACAAGCTCTCGGCCACCGAGCTACACAACATCATGGCCCTGGGCAAACCCACCCGTGACCTGCGCTATATAAAACCCGGTGATAAAATCCACCTGCGCCGTGATGCTGATGGCAAACTGCTGGAACTGACCCACGAGAAGAACCGCCTCGAATCGTTGCGCGTCACCCGCGCTGAAAACGGCTTCCAGGCCAAGCAAATCCGACGTCAGCCGGAAACCCGTATTACCTATGCCACCAGCAAGATTGATAACTCGCTGTTCGAGGCCGGGCAAAAGAACGGTCTGCCACAGGCCATTATTATGGAACTGGCCGGGATCTTCGGCTGGGATATCGACTTTGCCCTCGATATTCGCCAGGGTGATGAGTTCCGCCTCGTCTACGAAGAGCAATTCCTCGATGGTGAGAAGATCCGCAACGGCAATATCCTTGCCGCCGAATTCGTCAATCAGGGCCGTAGTTATCGGGCTGTGCGTTACCAGGCCAAAAACGGTCGTGCCGATTACTACACCCCGAGCGGCCAGAATATGCGCAAGACTTTCCTGCGCAGCCCGGTCGATTTTCGTCGTATCAGTTCGCGCTTCGGTAAACGCCACCATCCGGTGCTCAACCGTATGCGTCTGCACAAGGGTGTCGACTATGCCGCCGCGCGCGGCACGCCGATTCGTGCCACCGGGGATGGCAAGATCATCTTCCGCGGTCGTAAGGGTGGCTACGGCAAGACCGTGATCATCCAACACGGCAGCCAATACAGTACCCTGTATGCCCACATGTCCTCGTATAACCGCAAGGCCGGCAATGGCAGCAAGGTCAAACAGGGACAAATTATCGGTTATGTCGGGGCCACCGGCCGTGCCACCGGGCCACACCTGCACTACGAGTTTCGTGTTCATGGTGCGCACCGCAATCCGCTCACGGTCAAACTGCCCAATGCAGCGTCGATCAACAAAACCCTCAAGGCTGATTTTCTTGAACAGACCCGTGGCTTGATCGCACAACTTGATGGCTTGCAGCGTATTAACGTTGCCCTTGCCGAAACCCGCTAA
- a CDS encoding DUF6763 family protein — translation MSFTAEPIVGEWYHDNELDLDFEIISVDEYEGLIEILREGAEESEELSLDDWDEMLIEPADSPSRDSQLENDFAVDGDFDDLDDEDFSPQQE, via the coding sequence ATGTCTTTTACAGCTGAGCCGATTGTGGGTGAGTGGTATCACGACAATGAATTGGACCTGGACTTTGAAATCATCAGCGTCGATGAATACGAGGGGCTGATTGAGATCCTCCGTGAAGGTGCCGAGGAAAGCGAGGAGCTGAGTCTAGATGACTGGGATGAGATGCTGATCGAGCCGGCCGATAGCCCCTCACGTGACAGCCAATTGGAGAATGATTTCGCGGTTGATGGCGATTTCGATGATTTGGATGACGAGGACTTCAGCCCGCAGCAGGAATAA